One stretch of Toxoplasma gondii ME49 chromosome XI, whole genome shotgun sequence DNA includes these proteins:
- a CDS encoding hypothetical protein (encoded by transcript TGME49_310230~Signal peptide predicted by SignalP 2.0 HMM (probability 0.980) with cleavage site probability 0.494 at residue 24~Predicted trans-membrane domain (TMHMM2.0):6-29) → MKLQNSVFFCPLGAGILLVCPCFSSPVANAQIFFFLPETRKEATLLLTSDRPTRRSSLTRGGGQLSSFPVFLWEIQFFACDTSGRRGSLLSNGPGHSVQLADPDARPHIRIVGSSGSCLLLLIGGALQPKRQPLFHGGFAGKRCYWSLSLPVLSTALVSSFLDFSPHIYILEGRKKQLADALSNWHCLRAVPLPKLVGGIQGICVNNRMSDEV, encoded by the coding sequence ATGAAACTCCAAaactctgtcttcttctgtccacTCGGGGCAGGGATACTTCTCGTGTGTCCGTGTTTCTCGAGTCCTGTGGCGAACGCGCAGATATTTTTTTTTTTAccggaaacgagaaaggaagcaacGCTTCTCCTGACAAGCGACCGACCGACGCGACGAAGCTCCTTGACCAGAGGCGGAGGACAACTCAGTTCCTTTCCCGTCTTTCTGTGGGAGATCCAGTTCTTTGCATGTGACACCAGCGGTCGAAGGGGATCTCTGCTCTCCAATGGGCCTGGACACAGCGTTCAGCTCGCCGACCCAGACGCGAGACCCCACATTCGCATCGTCGGCAGCAGCGGATCATGTTTGTTGCTTCTGATCGGCGGTGCCTTGCAACCTAAAAGGCAACCTTTGTTCCACGGGGGTTTCGCCGGAAAGCGTTGCTACtggtcgctgtctcttcccgtCCTTTCTACCGCGTTGGTGTCAAGTTTTCTCGACTTTTCCCCCCACATTTACATTCTCGAGGGCCGGAAGAAGCAGTTGGCGGATGCCCTGTCGAATTGGCATTGCCTTAGGGCGGTTCCGCTCCCCAAGCTCGTCGGTGGAATTCAAGGGATTTGTGTCAATAATCGAATGAGTGACGAAGTGTGA
- a CDS encoding hypothetical protein (encoded by transcript TGME49_310220) produces the protein MHPPVSARPVSRAPELFASALGPAQRVESSSLCRSLSQRAPGASPLTLSAAGVAPPMSPACFAAGDLASTSLSGVEPKAQKPIRSGSKNFSDPSRRLRNPLEKTEAPWGVSLTPPAREADATTLEARANLQNQAAKPDTLSSDEDLNLVATAPSSRKVSTHRTGLDMARNGYRTVDPWASYDARQDENGAKSAIFSGLAASAAAQNEPQKTWGAKGQAANPAQAVTRLVGEKDTGESEYPYTAKGSNDSCSTATSNYHEAARSGGPTWGRLALSDGIRYASAYLGKSFSGTGRDAIRGDSQALYASATSVGDVFFRPTVSANGAAPGAVPAQPYTSYIFDPMTHNGTSAYSKIYSQTDQTGLLRSAEDGNAASPLGTTRPGAPVYPVTLGYTAATSGYGQAVGSTQGLPAFPVAPLEPMYLSCNSVDYRPAVKLSPVRNVTSGVSPAAPAPVSWHALSSLLASAPSPPVCPPVSGAPGVPPPSQPTRDTPPAAVHSTEASASPPPSPAERQQDDLDKKVRRNLRTVSDGLGDSSCRALSPAGSPSTQSRLHLFCGVVARPMKPAGGLGASPRDRGAHHASLQASFQTGERNAVGLTSLLLEKTAKPANRTRLLSKPLQLVHVNRWDGREVLTIDEQAKKFLSELGTQHVAVISICGVTQTGKSSFANLLLDDSHMLSAGGFPVGSPALCGDRGAFRSVSPCNSFAVGDRRAPEGLGAETGDDEDEFRGEAGKKFTQRILSDGCTEGVWIQAVCGGSSEAGADGREDLVYLILDFEGVGCTRKTVEHDQRLFTLAMLVSHYLIYTTRGVLDADAVSGLASVSLWTQRLLQGGGDRCPAREASPLDTSRASPTREGASPTAGPSVPSGWRAPPLLWILQDFNFTLCDEDGYPLTETDYLEGIMATASHPASCCSPFSTFPASSTALSRTCAELNLPHVRMLRQQLETLFGDRTCVGLPHPLGDFGPDFGDSVGCEVPSQGSKSAREGASVGAFLATPRQSAAFASSFPCLGNRARTAEGVGESRSPGTRQGDAQSAFSASSPPPTQGRSRGRDGPALETVPVSEFQPIFRRRMQQTKNLVFKECRLKVAQSVAITGPGFVKILQRMIDGINGGQVPESGSVVVVVQREECRKWKEKCEEVFVNDLREAFQSRLPLASRELQEGSLALQKKALALFKMHVIGDDDVVRGYKQQLKDRLRKITDRAMDENERHGEWKARSRLRALRERLRIDEKLNERLYESMTEVNEDAERLKREFNADIRGPSHVYQRVINDQIDELLAKGSEIVCGALLDQSRLAEKTVHELQQRAQDAEMSLEKALELEQQLQHRDYEAEELRRALQEERAANRGQATLRSGEFDCDEDFDDPYRRRGSFYRRSGRSRFATGDQSKCFRQRKCTIM, from the exons cgCTTTCTCAGCGCGCCCCAGGGGCCTCGCCTCTGACCCTCAGTGCCGCTGGGGTCGCCCCGCCGATGAGTCCTGCCTGCTTCGCAGCCGGCGACCTCGCCTCCACGAGTCTTTCGGGTGTGGAACCGAAGGCCCAGAAACCCATTCGGTCTGGCAGCAAGAACTTCTCGGATCCCTCCAGGAGGCTGCGCAATCCgctggagaaaacggaggcCCCCTGGGGGGTTTCCCTCACCCCCCCCGCGCGCGAAGCCGACGCCACGACTCTCGAGGCTCGCGCAAATCTTCAGAACCAAGCAGCCAAGCCAGACACTCTTTCGTCTGACGAAGACTTGAACCTCGTGGCGACTGCACCCAGTTCGAGAAAAGTCTCCACCCACAGAACTGGCCTTGACATGGCGCGGAACGGGTACCGCACCGTGGACCCGTGGGCGTCCTACGATGCGCGTCAGGACGAAAACGGCGCAAAATCGGCAATCTTTTCGGGACTCGCCGCGAGTGCCGCCGCCCAGAACGAGCCGCAGAAGACTTGGGGAGCCAAGGGTCAAGCTGCGAACCCCGCGCAGGCGGTCACTCGCCTCgtgggagagaaggacactGGAGAGTCCGAGTATCCGTACACCGCAAAAGGATCCAACGACTCGTGCAGCACTGCCACCTCCAACTACCACGAAGCCGCGAGGAGCGGCGGACCCACCTGGGGCAGACTAGCCCTGTCAGATGGCATTCGTTACGCGTCGGCGTATTTGGGGAAAAGCTTCTCAGGAACCGGACGGGATGCAATACGGGGAGACTCCCAGGCACTCTACGCATCTGCGACTTCCGTAGGCGACGTTTTCTTCAGACCCACAGTCTCTGCAAATGGCGCCGCACCTGGCGCCGTCCCGGCGCAACCGTACACATCCTACATCTTCGATCCGATGACGCACAACGGGACTTCTGCCTATTCCAAGATCTATTCGCAGACCGACCAAACCGGTCTGTTGAGAAGCGCTGAAG ACGGGAACGCTGCCTCGCCGCTCGGAACGACGCGTCCCGGTGCGCCGGTGTATCCTGTGACTCTGGGCTACACAGCGGCTACCTCAGGATATGGCCAGGCTGTCG GCTCGACGCAGGGCCTGCCTGCGTTTCCCGTCGCGCCGCTAGAGCCTATGTACCTCTCCTGCAACTCCGTGGACTACCGCCCAGCCGTTAAGCTGTCTCCTGTGCGGAATGTAACGAGCGGGGTTTCTCCCGCTGCGCCCGCCCCTGTCTCCTGGCATGCGCTGTCGTCTCTGCTCGCGTCTGCGCCGTCTCCGCCAGTGTGTCCACCTGTCTCCGGCGCGCCTGGAGTGCCGCCTCCCTCGCAGCCGACGCGCGACACCCCACCCGCTGCAGTCCACTCCACGGAAGCCTCTGCGAGCCCGCCACCGTCGCCTGCGGAGCGGCAGCAAGACGACTTGGACAAGAAGGTTCGCCGGAACCTGCGGACTGTCTCCGACGGCCTTGGAGACTCCTCGTGTAGGGCGCTGTCTCCCGCGGGATCGCCGTCAACGCAATCGCGACTCCACCTGTTCTGTGGGGTCGTGGCGAGGCCTATGAAACCCGCAGGAGGCCTCGGAGCCTCCCCGAGGGACCGGGGGGCGCATCACGCGAGTCTGCAGGCATCGTTCCAGACGGGAGAGCGCAATGCGGTCGGCCTGACCTCGCTCCTTCTGGAGAAAACTGCGAAGCCGGCGAACCGAACCCGACTCCTGTCGAAGCCACTGCAGCTCGTCCACGTGAACCGCTGGGACGGACGCGAGGTCCTGACGATTGAtgagcaggcgaagaagttCCTCAGCGAGCTGGGAACTCAGCATGTGGCGGTGATCTCGATTTGCGGGGTCACTCAGACCGGAAAGTCCAGCTTCGCGaaccttcttctcgacgaCTCACACATGCTGTCGGCCGGCGGCTTCCCTGTGGGGTCGCCGGctctctgcggagacaggggcGCCTTCAGAAGTGTCTCGCCCTGCAACTCGTTCGCGGTGGGAGACCGGCGGGCTCCAGAGGGACTCGGGGCCGAGACGGGGGATGACGAAGACGAGTTCAGAGGCGAAGCTGGAAAGAAGTTCACGCAGCGCATTCTCAGCGACGGGTGCACCGAAGGCGTCTGGATTCAAGCTGTCTGCGGAGGCAGCAGCGAGGCCGGTGCcgacggcagagaagacctCGTCTACCTTATCCTCGACTTCGAGGGTGTTGG ATGCACCCGAAAGACCGTCGAACACGATCAGCGGCTCTTCACCCTGGCCATGCTCGTATCGCACTACTTGATTTACACGACGCGTGGTGTTCTGGACGCCGACGCAGTCTCGGGTCTCGcgtccgtctccctctggaCGCAGCGACTCCTGCAgggcggcggagacagatgTCCTGCCCGAGAGGCCTCGCCGCTCGACACCAGCCGCGCCTCGCCCACGCGAGAAG GTGCTTCGCCCACAGCGGGTCCGTCTGTACCTTCGGGATGGCGAGCACCGCCGCTGCTATGGATTCTTCAAGACTTCAATTTCACGTTGTGCGACGAAGACGGCTATCCCCTGACAGAGACGGACTACCTGGAGGGGATCATGGCGACGGCGTCGCACCCCGCATCTTGctgctctcccttctccactttccccGCGTCGTCCACGGCTCTCAGCCGGACTTGCGCGGAGTTGAATCTGCCGCATGTTCGCATGCTCCGGCAGCAACTGGAGACGCTGTTTGGCGACCGGACGTGTGTGGGGTTGCCGCACCCGCTGGGAGACTTCGGGCCGGACTTTGGAGACAGTGTGGGGTGCGAGGTACCTTCGCAAGGCTCCAAGTCCGCGCGCGAGGGCGCGAGTGTCGGGGCCTTCCTGGCGACGCCCCGGCAGTCGGCGGCCTTCGCCTCGTCCTTCCCGTGCCTGGGGAACCGCGCGCGAACCGCGGAGGGCGTCGGCGAGTCTCGGAGTCCCGGTACCCGGCAGGGCGACGCACAGAGCGCCTTCTCGGCCTCGTCGCCCCCGCCCACGCAAGGCAGGTCGCGCGGACGCGACGGTCCTGCCCTCGAGACGGTGCCTGTCTCCGAGTTCCAGCCGATTTTCCGCCGGCGGatgcagcagacgaagaacctCGTTTTCAAGGAGTGCCGCCTGAAGGTTGCCCAGAGCGTGGCGATCACAGGCCCCGGATTCGTGAAGATTCTTCAGAGAATGATCGACGGCATCAACGGCGGCCAGGTCCCCGAGAGCGGCTCCGTTGTCGTCGTGGTCCAGCGAGAAGAGTGCCgaaagtggaaagaaaagTGCGAAGAAGTTTTCGTGAACGACCTCAGAGAGGCCTTCCAAAGTCGCTTGCCTCTCGCCAGCAGAGAGCTCCAGGAGGGCTCCCTCgctctgcagaaaaaggcCCTGGCCCTCTTCAAAATGCACGTCATCG GAGACGACGATGTCGTTAGAGGCTACAAACAGCAACTGAAAGATCGCCTTCGGAAAATTACAGATCGAGCCATGGACGAGAACGAG agacacggagagtGGAAAGCAAGGTCCCGCCTGCGCGCTCTCCGCGAGAGGCTGCGCATCGATGAAAAACTGAACGAGAGGCTTTACGAGAGCATGACCGAAGTCAACGAAGATGCAGAACGCTTAAAACGAGA ATTCAACGCAGACATCCGAGGGCCGAGCCACGTGTATCAGCGCGTGATTAACGACCAGATCGACGAGCTTCTCGCGAAAGGCAGCGAAATTGTTTGCGGGGCGCTTCTCGACCAGAGTCGCCTAGCTGAG aaaaccGTGCATGAGCTCCAGCAGAGGGCCCAGGACGCCGAGATGTCTCTGGAAAAGGCACTCGAACtggagcagcagctgcagcatcgCGATTA CGAGGCGGAAGAACTGAGGCGAGCGctgcaagaagagagagcagcgaatCGAGGACAAGCGACTTTGCGAAGCGGCGAGTTCGACTGCGACGAAGACTTTGACGACCCCTACCGACGGCGCGGGTCGTTTTACCGACGGTCGGGCCGCTCCAGGTTTGCCACCGGGGATCAAAGCAAATGCTTCCGACAACGGAAATGCACAATCATGTAG